From Candoia aspera isolate rCanAsp1 chromosome 4, rCanAsp1.hap2, whole genome shotgun sequence, a single genomic window includes:
- the EIF1B gene encoding eukaryotic translation initiation factor 1b isoform X2: MSTIQNLQSFDPFADATKGDDLLPAGTEDYIHIRIQQRNGRKTLTTVQGIADDYDKKKLVKAFKKKFACNGTVIEHPEYGEVIQLQGDQRKNICQFLLEVGIVKEEQLKVHGF; this comes from the exons ATGTCCACTATCCAGAACCTCCAATCCTTCG ACCCCTTTGCTGATGCAACTAAGGGCGACGACTTACTCCCGGCAGGGACTGAAGACTACATCCATATAAGGATCCAGCAACGAAACGGCAGAAAGACATTAACGACTGTTCAGGGGATTGCAGATGACTATGACAAGAAGAAGCTTGTGAAAGCATTCAAAAAG AAATTTGCCTGTAATGGTACTGTGATTGAGCATCCTGAATACGGGGAAGTGATCCAGTTGCAGGGTGACCAGAGGAAGAACATTTGCCAATTCCTCTTAGAG GTTGGTATTGTTAAGGAGGAGCAACTGAAAGTTCATGGCTTCTGA
- the EIF1B gene encoding eukaryotic translation initiation factor 1b isoform X1: protein MHFMVPIACISLLRKFMLCKNSNHFHYLGFPFSDPFADATKGDDLLPAGTEDYIHIRIQQRNGRKTLTTVQGIADDYDKKKLVKAFKKKFACNGTVIEHPEYGEVIQLQGDQRKNICQFLLEVGIVKEEQLKVHGF from the exons atgcattttatgGTACCAATAGCCTGTATCTCTTTACTTAGAAAATTCATGCTATGTAAAAACTCAAATCATTTTCATTACCTGGGTTTCCCCTTTTCAGACCCCTTTGCTGATGCAACTAAGGGCGACGACTTACTCCCGGCAGGGACTGAAGACTACATCCATATAAGGATCCAGCAACGAAACGGCAGAAAGACATTAACGACTGTTCAGGGGATTGCAGATGACTATGACAAGAAGAAGCTTGTGAAAGCATTCAAAAAG AAATTTGCCTGTAATGGTACTGTGATTGAGCATCCTGAATACGGGGAAGTGATCCAGTTGCAGGGTGACCAGAGGAAGAACATTTGCCAATTCCTCTTAGAG GTTGGTATTGTTAAGGAGGAGCAACTGAAAGTTCATGGCTTCTGA